The segment GGTCGTCCGGTCCGCCAGCGCGGCTCCGAGGGGGTACCCGACATCTCGTGGTTCCGGCCCGACGGCTCGGAGATGAACGACGAGGACTGGGACACCGGCTTCGGCAAGTCGGTCGCGGTCTTCCTCAACGGCCACGGCATTCCCGACCTGGACCCCCGCGGCCAACGGGTGATCGACGACTCCTTCGTGATCTGTTTCAACGGCCACCACGAGCCCATCGAGTTCACCTTGCCGCCGGAGGAGTTCGGTGCGGCGTGGCAACCCGTCATCGACACGGCGGCCGACGTGGACGACGACGGCGAAGCGGTGGCCGCGGGCGCGTCGCGCCAGATCGAGGCGCGGTCGGTGCTGGTGTTCCAGCAAGCCGGCAGCTGAGGACGGGCACCGGGCTCGGGGGCCCTATGCTGCAAGCATGGGGGTCGAGGCCCGGAACAACATCCAGGTGGTGGGCGCCGCGGGGGCGCCGGTGCTGCTGTTGTGCCACGGTTTCGGCTGCGACCAGAACATCTGGCGTCCCATCGTCGACCGCCTGAGTTCCCGATTCCAGATCGTGCTGATGGATCATGTTGGGGCCGGCGCGTCCGACCCTGCCGCCTGGGATGCCGGCAAATACTCGCAACTGTCCGGATACGCGTCGGATGTGGTGGAGATCCTCCGTGAGCTGGATCTGCGTGACGTGGTGTTCGTCGGGCATTCGGTGGCGGCGATGATCGGTGCGCTGGCCGCCATCGTCGCGCCCGAGCGGTTCGACAAACTCATCATGGTGACACCGTCACCGCGTTATGTGGACGACGGCGATTATCGGGGCGGCTTCTCCGAGGCCGATATCGACGAGCTGCTGGAATCGCTGGACGCCAACTACCTCGGCTGGTCGCATGCGATGGCGCCGGTCATCATGGGCAACCCGGAGCGCCCGGATCTGCACGCCGTCCTGGACGCCGCGTTCTGCCGGACAGACCCGGCCTGCGCCCGGGTCTTCGCCCGGACCACATTCCTGTCCGACAATCGGTCGGACCTGGCGAAGGTCGGCGTTGCGACCCTGATCATCGAATGCGCCGACGACGTGATCGCCCCGCGGACGGTCGGCGCCTACGTCCACGAGCAGATTCCGGACAGCCGGCTGGTCACCCTCGATGCACAGGGACACTGCCCGCACGTCAGCGATCCGGATGCGACCGCGACCGCCATTGCCGCGTTCGCAGCGCCGGCGCGGCCGTGATCGATCACGCAGACTTCTGGGACAACGCGCCGGCGGGCCATCTGGTCCTGACCACGGACGGCCAGATCGTGGATGTCAACGCCACCTTGGTGGGCTGGCTGGGACGCCCGGCGCAGGCGCTGCGCGGGACATCGTTCGCCGAGCTGCTGACGGTCGGCGGGCGGATCCACTACGAGACCCACTTCGTACCGCTGCTGCGGATGACGGGCTCCCTGAAGGGCGTCACCGTCGACATGCGGACCGCCGACGGGTCCCGACTGCCGATGTTCCTCACCGCCAACGTCAAACGAGCCACTGCCGCCTCGCCGGAGGTATGGCGCGTCACCGCGGTGGACGCCACCGACCGTCGAACCTATGAACGCGAACTGCTCGCACAACGCCGACGGGCCGAGCACGAGCAGGAGCGGGCCCGGGTGTTCGCCAACACCCTGCGCGGTTCGCTGCGCCCGCCGATACTGGCCCCGCCGGAGGGATTGGAAGCCGCCGACTATTACCACACCGCGTCTCCCGACGATGTCGGCGGCGACTTCTACGATCTGTTCCCGCTGTCCCCACATACCTGGGGGTTCTTCCTCGGCGACGTGGCCGGCAAGGGCGTCGACGCCGCCGTGGTGACCGTTCTGACCCGCCATGTCCTGCGCTCGGCCGCGGTCTCCGACGACGACCCGGTGCAGGTCCTGAACAATCTCAACACCGTGCTGCTGCAGCAGATAGGCATCGCTCCCAACAGGTTGTGCACCGTGGTCTACGGCAACCTGACGCGCAGCGGCGACGGCTTCGACGTCGACCTCGCCAGCGCCGGCCACCTGCCGCCCATGCTGCTCGGCGGTGACGGCAACGCGTACTTCGCCGACACCATGGGCGGTCAGGCGGTCGGCATGATCGCCAGACCGCGGTTTTTCAGCACCCGCATTCACCTGGCACCCGGTGACACCCTGGTGCTCTACACCGACGGTTTGACCGAGGCGCGTACCGGAACCGGGACCGAACGCTATGACGACGGCGGTGCGCTGCTGCGGTTCGTGCGCGCACACACGCCGGGCAGCGCGGCCCGGATCGTCGACGCGCTGCGTGGGCTGCTCGAACGCATGGGTGACGGCGTGGAGGACGACGCGGCGGTGCTCGCGTTCGGGTTGCCCCGCCAGGCGCACCACCAGCGGTAGGTTTGCCGGTGCCGCAATGCGGCTACCGTCTCGCCATGTCTACTACGAGTCGCATCGACGATGTCGCCCCCGGTGATGTCGTCACCCTCGACCGCGGCGCCGGCGAGCAGGCGTTCAAGGTCGTGCACAAAGGAGAATCCGAGACCGGCTACCTGGTGACCTTCGAGGGTGACGACGGTGCGACGTTCCAGACCGAGATCGCGGCCGGGGCGCCGGTGCAGCGGTCATTGGAGTCGAAGTGGGAGTCCACCCAGAGTCCGACACCGCACCGGGCGTGACCGTCGAATACGCCCCCGGGCGGCTGGCCGACCTGTACGGCGAGCCGTCCCGGCCGACCGTGCTGTTGTGGCACGGCACCCAAACCGATTCCCGCGCCGCCGTGCGCGTGCTCGCCGAGTCCATCGCCGAACTCGGCGTCGGCGTCATCGCGGCGGACTGGGACTCCCACGCCGCCGACCACGGCCGGGCGGACCTGCTGGCGTCGGTGCGGTTCGCGCAGCGAACCACCGCCGGCGCCGAACTCGTGCTCGTCGGTTGGTCGCTGGGCGGCGTCACCGCAGCCGGATTGACCTTGCACGCGCACGCATTCGGGGTGACCATCGCGCACACGGTCTGTCTGGGCGGGGCGTTCATGGCCGAGGATCCGATCACGGGTGGGCCGGTGCTGGCGGACATCCCGGCGTCCGCGTTCCGGGCGCCGTTCACCCTTCTTGTCGGTACGGCCGACGACGTCATCCCGGTCGGCGCTGCCGAGGACTTCGCCGCCGGGTTGCGCCGGCATGACTGGCCGGTCGAGATCGTCGAGGTGGTCGCCGACCACGGGTCGATCGCCGGGGCCCGGTACGACGCGGCGACCGACCGTTACGAGCCCGACGACTCTGCCGGCACCGCCGTCACCGCTCGGGCGGTGGCGACCCATATCGTCGCGGTGGCGCGGCACGCGTAGCGCCAGGACCGGTGCGCGGACGTTGGCCTCGCGCATCCGGCATCGCGGTGCTGCACCGCTGGATCTACGTATTGTCCGGATCGTCGGGTTCGTCCTCGACGGGCTGCCGCTGCACCAGCAGCGACATGCCGTGGTGTGCCGGCATTTCCACCGCGAAGCTGTGCAGGTCATCGACATGCGCAATGTGCTTGCCGCTGAACATATCCGAGACGATTGCGTCGGGCGGCAGGAATTCCGATCGTACCGTCCCGGCGATATCGGCGTTGGCGAAGTTGAGGACCGTCAGCTGCAGTTGGTGCGGATCCGCCAGCTGATGCACCATCACCAGCATGCCGCGGTGCGACACCTCGGGGATGTCGATCTGGGTG is part of the Mycobacterium adipatum genome and harbors:
- a CDS encoding alpha/beta fold hydrolase: MGVEARNNIQVVGAAGAPVLLLCHGFGCDQNIWRPIVDRLSSRFQIVLMDHVGAGASDPAAWDAGKYSQLSGYASDVVEILRELDLRDVVFVGHSVAAMIGALAAIVAPERFDKLIMVTPSPRYVDDGDYRGGFSEADIDELLESLDANYLGWSHAMAPVIMGNPERPDLHAVLDAAFCRTDPACARVFARTTFLSDNRSDLAKVGVATLIIECADDVIAPRTVGAYVHEQIPDSRLVTLDAQGHCPHVSDPDATATAIAAFAAPARP
- a CDS encoding PP2C family protein-serine/threonine phosphatase yields the protein MDHADFWDNAPAGHLVLTTDGQIVDVNATLVGWLGRPAQALRGTSFAELLTVGGRIHYETHFVPLLRMTGSLKGVTVDMRTADGSRLPMFLTANVKRATAASPEVWRVTAVDATDRRTYERELLAQRRRAEHEQERARVFANTLRGSLRPPILAPPEGLEAADYYHTASPDDVGGDFYDLFPLSPHTWGFFLGDVAGKGVDAAVVTVLTRHVLRSAAVSDDDPVQVLNNLNTVLLQQIGIAPNRLCTVVYGNLTRSGDGFDVDLASAGHLPPMLLGGDGNAYFADTMGGQAVGMIARPRFFSTRIHLAPGDTLVLYTDGLTEARTGTGTERYDDGGALLRFVRAHTPGSAARIVDALRGLLERMGDGVEDDAAVLAFGLPRQAHHQR
- a CDS encoding alpha/beta hydrolase, coding for MTVEYAPGRLADLYGEPSRPTVLLWHGTQTDSRAAVRVLAESIAELGVGVIAADWDSHAADHGRADLLASVRFAQRTTAGAELVLVGWSLGGVTAAGLTLHAHAFGVTIAHTVCLGGAFMAEDPITGGPVLADIPASAFRAPFTLLVGTADDVIPVGAAEDFAAGLRRHDWPVEIVEVVADHGSIAGARYDAATDRYEPDDSAGTAVTARAVATHIVAVARHA